A single genomic interval of Aedes aegypti strain LVP_AGWG chromosome 1, AaegL5.0 Primary Assembly, whole genome shotgun sequence harbors:
- the LOC110678887 gene encoding uncharacterized protein LOC110678887: MDLELAESAREENIRLEPQVYYNNFSLPDIITVRIPADVTGAEGRGSRDLVVEIENQAIIKPFVGGYVDKITKTEYHDAFTQTGPPLERIKFDGRFKYSIPTDVKVLP, encoded by the exons ATGGATCTTGAGTTGGCCGAAAGTGCGCGGGAGGAAAATATCCGCCTGGAACCGCAAGTCTACTACAA CAATTTTAGTCTACCGGATATAATTACTGTTCGCATACCAGCAGATGTTACAGGGGCGGAAGGAAGGGGAAGCCGCGACCTTGTGGTTGAAATCGAAAATCAAGCCATCATCAAGCCATTCGTCGGCGGTTATGTAGATAAAATTACAA AAACCGAATATCATGACGCTTTTACTCAAACTGGTCCACCATTGGAAAGAATCAAATTTGACGGTAGGTTCAAGTACTCAATTCCAACAGATGTTAAGGTTCTGCCATGA